The region CGTTCCCGACATGGCTTGCCCCGGTTCAAGCCAAAGTGATCCCCGTGTCGCCGGAGGCGCACCTCGATTACGCGTATGACGTGCAGCGGACGCTGAAAGAACGCGGTTTCCGCGTTGAAGTCGATGAGCGCGACGAAAAAATCGGCTACAAAATCCGCGAAGCGCAAATGCAAAAAGTTCCGTACATGCTCGTCGTCGGCGACAAAGAAGTGTCTGAACAAGCGGTCAACGTCCGCCGCTACGGCGAAAAAGAAAGTCGGACGATGGGGCTTGATGAGTTTGCTGCCTTGCTCGCTGCTGATGTACAGGAAAAACGGACAAAATCAGGGAAAGCATAATGAAGAACCCAACAGGCGAAACTCGAGTGCAACAGACAGAATGAAGGTAAAAACGACGGCGATGGCCAAAGTCATGGGCGGGTTCAAGAGCAAAGGAAGCGGCGAAGTGTCGCGCCGCGAGGAACAATAAAACATTTTCTCTTGCCAATTTAACGTCAATCCGCTATAATAAGTGACGTTGTGTTTATCAAGATCCGCTCCTTGACATGCCATCGCCAAGGTGGTATAGTGTATAAAGTGGAATGATTGCTTGTTTGTAACAAAAGCAGAAGCACCCCGCTTCTCACCTGACCGACGCCAAGACGGCTGTTGGCAGGTTGTTACGGTTCGTCAATGCGAGTGTAAGGACGTACTGCGCGGGTGCTTTGGGCATCTGCGCTTTTTTTTGGCTGGAAGTGGGGCTCTGCTGGCAAACAAGCCAGTCGGAAAAAACCTTGGAGGTGGCTCATTATTAGCAAAGATTTTATTATCAACGAACAAATTCGTGCCCGTGAAGTGCGCTTGATCGACCAAAACGGCGAACAGCTTGGCATCAAGTCGAAGCAGGAGGCGCTTGAGATTGCGGCAAGACGCAACTTGGATCTTGTGCTTGTCGCGCCGAACGCCAAACCGCCCGTCTGCCGCATCATGGACTACGGCAAATTCCGCTTTGAGCAGCAGAAGAAAGAGAAAGAAGCACGCAAAAAACAAAAAGTGATCAACGTCAAAGAGGTGCGCCTCAGCCCGACGATCGAGGAGCATGACTTCAACACGAAGCTGCGCAATGCGCGCAAGTTTCTCGAAAAAGGCGATAAAGTGAAGGCGACGATCCGCTTTAAAGGGCGGGCGATCACCCATAAAGAAATCGGGCAGCGCGTCCTTGACCGCTTCTCGGAAGCGTGCGCCGACATTGCCGTTGTCGAAACGGCGCCGAAAATGGATGGGCGCAACATGTTTTTAGTGCTCGCACCGAAAAACGACAACAAGTAAGGAGGAACCTGCGATGCCAAAAATGAAAACTCACCGCGGCTCGGCGAAACGGTTCAAAAAAACGGCGAGCGGCAAATTAAAACGCGGCCATGCGTATACGAGCCACTTGTTTGCCAATAAAACGAAAAAACAAAAGCGTCATCTCCGCAAAGCGGCGCTTGTTTCGCCTGGCGATTTCAAACGCATCCGCCAAATGCTTGACAACTTGAAATAATGACCGAACAATAGGAGGGAACGATTTATGCCACGCGTAAAAGGTGGACCTGTGACGCGCAGACGTCGCAAAAAAGTATTGAAACTCGCAAAAGGCTATTTCGGCGCGAAACACGCGTTATATAGAGTTGCGAACCAACAAGTCATGAAATCGCTCATGTATGCGTACCGCGACCGCCGTCAACGGAAGCGCGACTTTCGCAAACTGTGGATCGCCCGCATCAACGCGGCGGCTCGCCAAAACGGCTTGTCGTACAGCCGTTTGATGCATGGCTTGAAGCTGGCCGGCGTCGAAGTCAACCGGAAGATGCTCGCCGACTTGGCGGTCAATGACCAAGCGGCGTTCGCCCAACTCGCCGATTTGGCAAAAGCGAATTTGAATAAATAACAACGATGGCCATCCTTGATCAGGGTGGCCATTTTCTTATCAAGGAAAGGGATCATATGGTACAATACGGGATAGCGATCAATCTTCTCGCTTTTTTCGTGATGGGGATCGACAAATACAAAGCGAAGCGCCGCCGCTTTCGCACCGCCGAGCGGACGCTTTGGCTGCTTTCGTTGGTTGGCGGTGCCATCGGCGGAGCAGCTGGGATGTACATGTTTCGCCATAAAACTCGCCATTCGGCTTTTCGCTATGGGCTGCCGCTGCTGGCAGCGGCGGAGCTGTTTCTCTATTGGCGATGGATGAGGTAGAAAGGGGAGGAGAGAATGAATTGGCCTTTGCTTTACGATATGCAGCGAACCTTGGATCGGCGCATTGAAACGGAGCATGGCTTGATGGAGGAAGATTTGTTTGCGCGCAAGCAACTCGCCTTTCTTGTTGAATTAGGCGAACTCGCGAATGAGACGCGCTGTTTTAAATTTTGGAGCATCAAACCGCCCGCGCCAGCCGAGCGAGTGCTTGAGGAATATGTTGACGGCTTGCATTTTTTATTGTCGCTTGGGCTTGAGTGCGGCTTGTTTTATGAAGGCAAGGAAGCTCCGTCGGCAGCGCGGCCGCTTGTCGAGCAGTTTCTCGCCGTGTTTCGCGCCGCCGAGCGGTTCGGGGCGGTGAAGGAGCAAACGAAGTACGATGCGCTGTTTACGGAATATTGGCGGCTTGGCGTCGCGCTCGGGTTTTCTTCCGATGACATCGAGGCGGCGTACCGGAGGAAAAATGAAGTGAACCACAAGCGGCAAAGCGAGCGCTACTGATCTTTTTTCGGGTGGCGAATGATTCATTTTGCCAATCGTCAGCCTTTTCAAGTATAATAAAAAAGTGGACAAAACCAGAAAGGGGTGCCAAGATGGCCAAGCTGGACGAAACGTTGACGATGCTGAAAGCGCTGACCGATGCGAAAGGCGTCCCCGGCAATGAGCGGGAAGCGCGCGATGTGATGAAGACATACATAGCTCCGTATGCAGATGAAGTGACAACGGACGGCCTCGGCAGCTTGATCGCCAAAAAAGAAGGGAAATTGGGCGGGCCGAAAGTGATGATCGCTGGCCACTTAGATGAGGTCGGCTTTATGGTGACGCAAATCGATGACAAAGGGTTCATCCGCTTCCAAACGCTTGGCGGCTGGTGGAGCCAAGTGATGCTCGCCCAGCGCGTGACGATCGTGACGAAAAAAGGCGACATCACCGGCGTCATCGGTTCGAAGCCGCCGCACATTTTGCCGCCGGATGCGCGCAAAAAACCGGTGGAAATCAAAGATATGTTCATCGACATCGGGGCGACGAGCCGCGAGGAAGCGATGGAGTGGGGCGTCCGCCCGGGCGATATGATCGTGCCGTATTTTGAGTTTACGGTATTGAACAATGAAAAAATGCTGCTCGCAAAAGCATGGGACAACCGGATCGGCTGTGCGGTCGCCATCGATGTGCTGAAACAGCTGAAAGGCGTTGACCATCCGAACACGGTATATGGCGTCGGCACGGTGCAAGAGGAAGTCGGGCTGCGCGGCGCGCGCACGGCCGCCCAGTTCATCCAGCCGGACATTGCGTTTGCCGTTGACGTCGGCATCGCCGGCGATACGCCGGGCGTGTCGGAAAAAGAGGCGATGGGCAAACTCGGCGCCGGCCCGCACATCGTTCTGTACGACGCGACGATGGTGTCGCACCGCGGCTTGCGCGAATTTGTCATCGAAGTGGCGGAAGAGATGAACATTCCGTACCATTTTGACGCCATGCCAGGCGGCGGCACGGACGCCGGGGCCATTCACTTAACCGGCATCGGCGTTCCGTCGCTCACGATCGCGATCCCGACGCGCTACATCCACTCGCACGCCGCCATTTTGCACCGCGATGACTACGAAAACACGGTCAAGCTATTAGTCGAAGTGATCAAACGGCTTGACGCCGACAAAGTGAAACAACTGACGTTTGACTAATGGAAACACCGGCCGAATCGGCCGGTGTTTGTCATTGTTTAACCGCCTGCTCGAGGGTTGTGAGCATCATGTCTTTTTGCTGCTCATTGGCGTGCGTCCAAATGGCTTCAAAGAGGACGCCGAGGCCGGGCAAATATTTTTCCTCGCCCTGTTGGATCGCGTCTTCGATCGTATTTTCCAATTGCTCTTTCGAATTGTTGGCGACATTGTGCATAATCGCCTTCCGCAAGTTCAAATCCATATGTCTCACCTCGTTGGCCGTATTGTACACCGTTATCTTTTGCCAATGGCGGCGGATTTATACATGGAGCGGCTCTCGTATATGGTATAATAGAGGAAAAACTAGACCGAAAAGAGTGATGGCGACGATGGCCGCGAAACCGCTCTATGGATTGGAACGAACGGTGTTTCGCCAACTGCTTCATCTATTTTCCCGTTATGCTGATGTCATTGAAAAAGTCATTTTGTTCGGCTCAAGAGCACGAGGCGATTATAAGGAAGGATCGGATATCGATTTGGCGATCAAATTTCGAAAACCGGGAGGCCCGCTGTACCTCCTGCAATCGGACTTGGATGAACTTCCGATCATTTATACGATCGATGTTGTTGATTACAATCAAATTCACAACGAGCAGCTAAAAATGAATATTGACCAAGAAGGAAAGACGATTTTTCAAACGAACGAGCACGGGAAGGTGATGGTCACGATGAGCCGGTTGGTGGATCGGTTTCACGATTTCGAACGGGCGCTCGCCAAACTTCGCCAAAGTGCCGCAAGAGACGTCAAAACGGATGATCTCGTTTTGGATGCGACCATTCAGCGATTTGAATTCACGTACGAACTGGCATGGAAATGGATGAAACTTTACTTGGAATATCAAGGGTATGCCGAAGTGACAAGTCCGCGGAAAACGATTCGCGAGGCGTTTCGAGAAGGGTTGATTCAAGACGGAGAGACATGGCTTCGCATGCTGGAAGACCGCAACCGGACGTCCCATACGTATGATGAAGAAACTGCCATGGACATGTATGAACGCATTCGCACCCACTATATCCCGCTGTTTGACCGCTTGCTTGACGAAATGAAACAACGGCTTGACTCGGCGACATGAGCGGCCGGCGTGCGGAACGGAACGCGCTTGGCTTTGTGAAGGAACTTGACTTTGGTCGTGAAAGATGACAACGGCACACATTTTGCTATAATCAAAGGAAGAAACTTGATGCATGAGGTGACGACACAATGGAGAAAGCGACATTCGCCGGCGGCTGCTTTTGGTGCATGGTGACGCCGTTTGAGGAGCTCGATGGCATTTACGGCATCGTCTCCGGCTATACAGGGGGACATGTGGAAAATCCAACGTACGAGCAAGTGAAAACCGGCACGACCGGCCACTACGAAGCGGTGCAAATTACGTTTGACCCGGACGTCTTTCCGTATGAGCGGCTGCTTGAGCTGTATTGGTGCCAAATCGACCCGACCGATGACGGCGGCCAGTTTCACGACCGCGGGCCGCAATACCGGACGGCGATTTTTTACCATAACGAAAAACAGCGCCAGCTCGCCGAGCAGTCGAAGCGGGCGCTCGAGGAAAGCGGGCGTTTTTCGAAG is a window of Geobacillus kaustophilus DNA encoding:
- the infC gene encoding translation initiation factor IF-3, translated to MISKDFIINEQIRAREVRLIDQNGEQLGIKSKQEALEIAARRNLDLVLVAPNAKPPVCRIMDYGKFRFEQQKKEKEARKKQKVINVKEVRLSPTIEEHDFNTKLRNARKFLEKGDKVKATIRFKGRAITHKEIGQRVLDRFSEACADIAVVETAPKMDGRNMFLVLAPKNDNK
- the sspI gene encoding small acid-soluble spore protein SspI — protein: MDLNLRKAIMHNVANNSKEQLENTIEDAIQQGEEKYLPGLGVLFEAIWTHANEQQKDMMLTTLEQAVKQ
- the msrA gene encoding peptide-methionine (S)-S-oxide reductase MsrA — translated: MEKATFAGGCFWCMVTPFEELDGIYGIVSGYTGGHVENPTYEQVKTGTTGHYEAVQITFDPDVFPYERLLELYWCQIDPTDDGGQFHDRGPQYRTAIFYHNEKQRQLAEQSKRALEESGRFSKPIVTKILPATTFYPAEEYHQNYHKKNPEHYKQDRAASGRDEFIAKHWGTKR
- the rplT gene encoding 50S ribosomal protein L20 is translated as MPRVKGGPVTRRRRKKVLKLAKGYFGAKHALYRVANQQVMKSLMYAYRDRRQRKRDFRKLWIARINAAARQNGLSYSRLMHGLKLAGVEVNRKMLADLAVNDQAAFAQLADLAKANLNK
- a CDS encoding M42 family metallopeptidase codes for the protein MAKLDETLTMLKALTDAKGVPGNEREARDVMKTYIAPYADEVTTDGLGSLIAKKEGKLGGPKVMIAGHLDEVGFMVTQIDDKGFIRFQTLGGWWSQVMLAQRVTIVTKKGDITGVIGSKPPHILPPDARKKPVEIKDMFIDIGATSREEAMEWGVRPGDMIVPYFEFTVLNNEKMLLAKAWDNRIGCAVAIDVLKQLKGVDHPNTVYGVGTVQEEVGLRGARTAAQFIQPDIAFAVDVGIAGDTPGVSEKEAMGKLGAGPHIVLYDATMVSHRGLREFVIEVAEEMNIPYHFDAMPGGGTDAGAIHLTGIGVPSLTIAIPTRYIHSHAAILHRDDYENTVKLLVEVIKRLDADKVKQLTFD
- a CDS encoding HI0074 family nucleotidyltransferase substrate-binding subunit; translation: MAAKPLYGLERTVFRQLLHLFSRYADVIEKVILFGSRARGDYKEGSDIDLAIKFRKPGGPLYLLQSDLDELPIIYTIDVVDYNQIHNEQLKMNIDQEGKTIFQTNEHGKVMVTMSRLVDRFHDFERALAKLRQSAARDVKTDDLVLDATIQRFEFTYELAWKWMKLYLEYQGYAEVTSPRKTIREAFREGLIQDGETWLRMLEDRNRTSHTYDEETAMDMYERIRTHYIPLFDRLLDEMKQRLDSAT
- a CDS encoding dUTP diphosphatase, yielding MNWPLLYDMQRTLDRRIETEHGLMEEDLFARKQLAFLVELGELANETRCFKFWSIKPPAPAERVLEEYVDGLHFLLSLGLECGLFYEGKEAPSAARPLVEQFLAVFRAAERFGAVKEQTKYDALFTEYWRLGVALGFSSDDIEAAYRRKNEVNHKRQSERY
- a CDS encoding DUF1294 domain-containing protein is translated as MVQYGIAINLLAFFVMGIDKYKAKRRRFRTAERTLWLLSLVGGAIGGAAGMYMFRHKTRHSAFRYGLPLLAAAELFLYWRWMR
- the rpmI gene encoding 50S ribosomal protein L35, which translates into the protein MPKMKTHRGSAKRFKKTASGKLKRGHAYTSHLFANKTKKQKRHLRKAALVSPGDFKRIRQMLDNLK